One bacterium BMS3Abin08 genomic region harbors:
- the rocR gene encoding arginine utilization regulatory protein RocR → MNISKGKIESILDLTQDGIVAVDQNGIITVFNRAAEGITGLKADAVRGKRVVDVIHNTRLHLVVENGTPELNRRQRIGDTVIITNRFPVRDGDGNIAGAVAIFRDITEITALSDQVSDLWKARTLLQAVIECSEDAISVADEKGKNIIVNPAYTRITGLPKEAVINKPVTVDIADNGESMHMKVLQTGKPVHHVSMKVGPMKREVIVNVAPIFIEGKIKGSVGVIRDISEIISLTEELTRAKTIIRHLQAKYTWDDIIGESPPTLKAKEQAQRAAATPATVLLLGGSGTGKELFAHAIHNASARRNGQFVRVNCAALSESLLESELFGYEEGAFTGAKKGGKKGLFEEADGGTLFLDEISEVSLHLQSKLLRAMAEGEVRRVGSTGTVPVDVRIIAATNADLERKMQDGSFREDLYYRLNVVPVNLMPLRERKEDIPPLVEHIIFRLNQIFGREVKGIALGALEVLLDYAWPGNIRELENVLGRAIINMRPQEVVIESGHLPLMESRADENRLSQSISQELQPLEKTLAEAERNAITRSLEDTGGNRQKAAQMLGISLRSLYYKMGRHGIK, encoded by the coding sequence ATGAACATCTCCAAAGGAAAGATAGAGTCCATACTCGACCTTACTCAGGACGGTATTGTTGCCGTTGATCAAAATGGCATCATAACCGTATTCAACAGGGCTGCGGAGGGGATTACCGGGCTTAAGGCAGATGCGGTAAGGGGAAAACGTGTGGTTGATGTCATACACAACACACGCCTGCATCTCGTTGTTGAGAACGGGACCCCTGAACTGAACCGGCGGCAGAGAATCGGTGATACCGTCATTATTACCAACAGATTTCCTGTCCGTGACGGCGATGGCAATATAGCAGGTGCGGTGGCGATCTTCAGGGACATTACCGAGATAACCGCCCTGTCGGATCAGGTCTCCGACCTCTGGAAGGCACGCACCCTCCTGCAGGCAGTAATCGAGTGCTCTGAGGATGCCATCTCGGTAGCCGATGAGAAGGGTAAAAATATTATTGTAAACCCTGCATACACAAGGATAACCGGTCTTCCCAAGGAGGCGGTAATTAACAAGCCTGTAACCGTAGACATTGCCGACAACGGTGAGAGCATGCACATGAAAGTGCTCCAGACGGGTAAGCCCGTTCATCATGTCAGTATGAAGGTTGGTCCGATGAAACGAGAGGTGATAGTTAACGTAGCTCCCATATTTATTGAAGGTAAGATCAAGGGGAGTGTGGGCGTTATCCGTGACATATCTGAAATCATCTCTCTTACAGAGGAGCTTACAAGGGCAAAGACGATCATCCGTCATCTGCAGGCAAAATACACATGGGACGATATTATAGGCGAAAGCCCACCCACCCTTAAGGCAAAGGAACAGGCACAGCGTGCCGCAGCCACTCCGGCTACCGTCCTGCTTCTTGGGGGAAGCGGCACCGGCAAGGAACTTTTCGCCCATGCCATACATAATGCAAGCGCCCGCAGGAACGGACAGTTTGTCCGTGTGAACTGTGCTGCACTTTCAGAGAGTCTCCTTGAAAGCGAACTCTTTGGTTATGAGGAGGGTGCGTTTACCGGTGCAAAGAAGGGTGGTAAGAAAGGTCTTTTTGAAGAGGCGGACGGTGGAACGCTGTTTTTAGACGAGATCAGTGAGGTAAGCCTTCACCTCCAGAGCAAACTACTCAGGGCAATGGCCGAGGGAGAGGTCAGGAGGGTCGGCAGTACCGGTACCGTCCCTGTGGACGTGAGGATTATCGCAGCCACAAATGCCGATCTTGAACGGAAGATGCAGGATGGTTCTTTCAGGGAGGACCTCTATTACCGTTTAAACGTGGTTCCTGTAAATCTCATGCCATTACGTGAACGAAAGGAGGATATCCCTCCCCTCGTAGAACACATTATCTTCAGGCTTAACCAGATCTTTGGAAGGGAGGTGAAGGGTATAGCCCTCGGCGCCCTGGAGGTCCTGCTTGATTATGCATGGCCCGGCAATATCCGTGAACTTGAAAACGTCCTCGGAAGGGCGATTATCAATATGCGCCCGCAGGAGGTAGTGATTGAATCCGGGCACCTTCCCCTCATGGAGAGCCGGGCGGATGAGAACCGCCTGTCTCAATCAATAAGCCAAGAGCTTCAGCCCCTTGAGAAAACCCTTGCTGAGGCAGAGAGGAACGCCATTACCCGGTCCCTTGAAGATACGGGTGGAAACCGCCAGAAGGCGGCCCAAATGCTCGGAATATCTCTGAGGAGTCTGTACTATAAAATGGGCAGACACGGAATAAAATAA